In Pleuronectes platessa chromosome 4, fPlePla1.1, whole genome shotgun sequence, the following proteins share a genomic window:
- the traf2a gene encoding TNF receptor-associated factor 2 has translation MAAQEPSPPSSLEGVRPGFPKKILANSLEDKHLCNSCHKVLRRPLQAQCGHRFCSFCFNKIVSSGPQKCSACIKEDLFEEPTSILKQGGAFPDNAARREVESLAAVCPNEGCTWTGTIKEFEASHEGNCDFMIILCPSCKELMRANEQERHNERECPERTLNCKYCKEPFLLKNIKAHDEICPKYPMICEGCAKKKIPREKYVDHIKFCSKFKAPCRFHVVGCDTSVEKEKIHDHERQCSYEHLNLLLHFIMGIKVSLESLQPQSLDVASHKLQELHQSLRDLEQKMSQLGGGGGAAPVLGACAPTLTTSFTPLPSAVGAALELQLQSEKTKVAELSRRCQELELKVGTFENIVCVLNREMERSCTTMEAYNRQHRLDQDKIEILNNKVRQLERTVSLRDLSIVEMEGKMREMSAATYDGIFVWKISDFTKKRQDAVAGRAPAMFSPAFYTSKYGYKMCLRIYLNGDGTGRGTHLSLFFVVMRGHSDALLKWPFNQKVSLMLLDQNNREHIIDAFRPDISSSSFQRPVSDMNIASGCPLFCSLSKLDSKNSYIRDETIFIKAIVDLTGL, from the exons ATGGCTGCTCAGGAACCGTCTCCACCATCTTCCCTGGAAGGCGTCAGACCGGGCTTCCCAAAGAAAATCCTGGCCAACAGCCTCGAAGACAAGCATCTGTGCAACTCGTGCCACAAGGTCCTGAGAAGACCCCTGCAAGCTCAGTGCGGCCATCgcttctgctccttctgctttaACAAGATAGTGAG TTCTGGACCACAGAAATGCAGTGCTTGCATCAAAGAAGATTTATTTGAAGAACCCACCTCTATCCTCAAGCAAGGCGGT GCTTTCCCTGATAATGCAGCTCGGAGAGAAGTGGAGTCCCTGGCAGCTGTTTGTCCTAATGAGGGATGCACGTGGACGGGAACTATCAAAGAATTTGAG GCGAGTCATGAGGGCAACTGTGACTTCATGATCATCCTGTGTCCTTCCTGTAAAGAGCTGATGAGAGCCAACGAACAGGAACGCCACAACGAGAGAGAATGTCCAGAAAGGACACTCAACTGCAAATACTGCAAAGAACCCTTCCTGTTGAAGAACATCAAG gcTCATGACGAAATCTGTCCAAAGTACCCGATGATttgtgaaggttgtgcaaagaAAAAGATCCCCAGAGAAAAG TATGTGGACCATATTAAGTTCTGCAGTAAATTTAAAGCTCCATGCAGATTTCATGTTGTTGGCTGCGATACGTCT gtggagaaagagaagattCATGACCATGAACGGCAGTGTTCCTATGAACATCTCAACCTGCTCCTGCATTTCATCATGGGCATCAAGGTGAGCCTTGAGAGCCTGCAGCCCCAGAGCCTTGATGTGGCCAGCCACAAGCTTCAGGAACTCCACCAGTCCCTGAGGGACCTGGAGCAGAAGATGAGCCAGCTGGGTGGTGGCGGTGGTGCAGCTCCCGTGCTCGGTGCGTGCGCCCCGACTCTAACTACCTCCTTCACCCCACTGCCAAGTGCGGTAGGTGCCGCCCTGGAGCTACAGCTCCAGAGTGAAAAGACCAAGGTGGCGGAGCTGAGCCGGCGCTGCCAGGAACTGGAGCTCAAAGTTGGCACGTTTGAGAACATTGTCTGCGTCCTCAACCGAGAGATGGAGCGCTCCTGCACCACCATGGAGGCCTACAATCGTCAACACCGGCTGGACCAGGACAAGATAGAGATCCTCAACAACAAG GTTCGTCAGCTGGAGAGGACTGTGAGTCTTAGAGACCTATCCATCGTGGAGATGGAGGGGAAAATGAGAGAGATGTCTGCTGCTACGTATGATGGCATCTTTGTCTGGAAGATCTCAGATTTCACCAAGAAGAGGCAGGATGCTGTGGCTGGCCGTGCCCCTGCCATGTTCTCTCCTG CCTTTTATACCAGTAAATACGGCTACAAGATGTGCTTGCGGATATACCTGAACGGTGATGGGACAGGCCGAGGGACCCACTTGTCTCTGTTCTTTGTGGTGATGAGAGGACACAGCGATGCACTCCTGAAGTGGCCTTTTAATCAGAAG GTCTCCCTAATGCTGCTTGACCAGAACAACAGAGAGCACATAATTGATGCCTTCCGGCCCGacatctcctcctcgtccttccagaGGCCCGTCAGTGATATGAACATCGCCAGCGGCTGTCCACTCTTCTGTTCGCTCTCCAAACTGGACTCTAAAAACTCCTACATACGCGATGAAACCATCTTCATCAAGGCCATCGTTGACCTCACAGGACTCTAG